CCGTCCCTTACGAAACATACAACGAACCAAAGCAGATCACTGCCTTTACCTATGGGGGTAATCTCGCTTTCGTTTTCACTATACAGGATTTCCTGACAGTTCGAGCTGAAACCAGCTATTATTTGGCCAATATGAACTACGAGGAATCGGTAACGGTGAAAATTACGAATCCTCCCATTCCGTTGCCTCAAGACACTTTTGAGAGTTCTATCGGGCGCAACCTTTCGGCCGGAATGCTTCAGTTTCGTTTAGGCGTCGGAGTACGCCTTTAATCCATTCCGACTGCAGCTCTAACGCGGGCTAGTGTAGCACTTGCAACGGCACGTGCCTTCTCCGCCCCGACCGTCAACTGGCGATCCAGCTCAGCCTTGTCGGCCATGAGTTCCTCGTAATTGCAACGCGGCTCTTCGAACCGAGTCACCAAGGCCTCATATAAGGCCTGCTTCGCGTGTCCATAACCGTATCCACCCGCGCGGTAATTAACCTCCATTTCGGCTATCTGATCCTGAGAAGCCACCAGCTTGTACAAAGCGACCACGTTGCAGGTATCCGGATCTTTGGGTTCTTCGAGTGGCGTGCTATCCGTAACGATACCCATGACCTGCTTCCGTAGTTTCTTATCGGTTTGGAACAGGTTGATGTAGTTGTTGTAGCTCTTGCTCATCTTTTGCCCATCGGTACCCGGCACCACCATCACCTCTTTGCTGATCTTGGCTTCGGGTAAAACAAGCGTATCGCCGTATTGGTGATTGAAACTCCCCGCCATATCGCGCGCCATTTCGAGGTGCTGCTGTTGATCTTTACCTACCGGAACAAATTCGGCATCGTACAACAAAATATCGGCGGCCATGAGCACCGGATAGGTGAACAAGCCTGCATTGACTTCGCTCAAGCGACTCGATTTATCCTTGAACGAGTGCGCATTTTGCAACATCGGAAAGGGGGTCCAACAGTTCAAATACCACATCAACTCGGTTACTTCCGGCACATCGCTTTGGCGGTAAAAGGTATTGCGGCTTGTATCGTAGCCAAAAGCCAGGTAGGCCGCAGCTACGGAATACGTATTTTCCCGAACGAGTTCAGCATCGCGGATCGCCGTGAGCGAGTGCATGTTGGCAATGAACAAGAAGGTGTCGTTCCCCGCTTGTTTTGACAATTGTACGGCCGGCTC
The nucleotide sequence above comes from Flavobacteriales bacterium. Encoded proteins:
- the trpS gene encoding tryptophan--tRNA ligase, yielding MARILTGVQATGVPHLGNILGSIEPAVQLSKQAGNDTFLFIANMHSLTAIRDAELVRENTYSVAAAYLAFGYDTSRNTFYRQSDVPEVTELMWYLNCWTPFPMLQNAHSFKDKSSRLSEVNAGLFTYPVLMAADILLYDAEFVPVGKDQQQHLEMARDMAGSFNHQYGDTLVLPEAKISKEVMVVPGTDGQKMSKSYNNYINLFQTDKKLRKQVMGIVTDSTPLEEPKDPDTCNVVALYKLVASQDQIAEMEVNYRAGGYGYGHAKQALYEALVTRFEEPRCNYEELMADKAELDRQLTVGAEKARAVASATLARVRAAVGMD